The Homalodisca vitripennis isolate AUS2020 chromosome 7, UT_GWSS_2.1, whole genome shotgun sequence DNA segment ttgagttttgcggtggtcggtaagaattttgggcacccatcgtgcacataacttacggtaacccaatcttgctgtcactatctcgtacaaaagagtcttagaaatctgtggaaaatcagtagacaactccgccattgtgaaacgtcgattttcacgaacttttgcatcaactgtctgaacgagttcgtcagtcaccaaggatggtctaccactcctctcttcatcatgaacgttttctcgtccacttttaaataaacgtacccattcacggacaactccttcactcataacttgtggtccgtacacggcacaaagctcacgatgaatagctgctgcagagtatcctttggctgtaaaaaaacCGTATgacagcacgcacttcacatttggcggtattttctattgcagcacacatttcaaactgccacaaaaactaaactagcgcaggtacgatgttcactcgactacagcttgatgccgactgacctgcttagtgcgtgaatgcacagatggcgcgctactcccctccactacccgcactgtgaccaaccggaggttactttctgaacagccctcgtagtATGAACATgggttatataaaatgtttttatttataaaaaacaatacatttcattaaagaaagaaaaattatttaaaaacgtgttaaaatgtatttcaataaaattataattttcttaagtcataatagaataaaaaatgcACCATGTAACATGGATGCTATTACCTTTGATTATGCTACACTCAGTTAGTCTGCAGAGTGTTACTGTTGCCTTCATTTCTGCTTGTATTAACTAACACTGTattcttgattttatttatttgtgttactcccaaatatttctttaaataaccaaaatgcaatactcaaaatttaaatactttcatgaaattcaatatttttaatactcttcagtgctctattttctgataagAGTGATTCCTATAAAATTTATCCTATACAAAATAACGGTTTTGTTAGTATCTTATTTCCACCATTATGTAATGAGTAAAGCTGGtgaagtgcggtttgcggcattatgttacaataataaagacctttaaaattatatgcatacTAACCTAGGCTTGCATTTAAGATTTCCAAGACATTCCCTAAGGGCCTTCCCCCTCAATATGCGTAAGCGTGTGATGATTATTGCATAAAAAAGTAGTTAAGATAGTCTTTAGACATTTTACAAAGTTTGTAGATTTTAtatcgattaaaaaaaaactaaggtgTTTCCAGACATGTTACAAACCccatataaactaaataataataacattaagaaaGAATTAAGCAGCCTTCTACATGTGAGTTTAACTTTAATGCACACTATGTGTTCTTGTCTTTCATTGCCACATAAAAGTTCCATCTGAAATTATAAACTATTGACAAGATAAGGTTTCTACTAAATCTATTTTAAAGACTTTAGCACACTCACCTTTGTATGCGTACTCGAGCGCACAGTTTACAGTCTGCATGTCGTCCTCGATACTCTTTGCCCAGTTCTCAACATCTCCAATCTCCTTCAGAGCGCTGCTGAAACCCTCCACCAGAGTGAGCCACTGCTGGGTCTGTTTGGCAAAGCTAGTTGCACTCTGGTGCAGAAGCTTGGCCTCAGCGTCCAATCGCTTCTGGTTCAGATATGCTTGT contains these protein-coding regions:
- the LOC124365863 gene encoding biogenesis of lysosome-related organelles complex 1 subunit 1, with amino-acid sequence MLSSLIKEHQVKQAARKEAQELKRKEAVAAANNLTLALVDHLNVGVAQAYLNQKRLDAEAKLLHQSATSFAKQTQQWLTLVEGFSSALKEIGDVENWAKSIEDDMQTVNCALEYAYKVSQEGS